GCCCGCGACGGTCCGGACCCCTGGCAACGCGCAAGCCGAGCGCACCGGGACGCACGCCTCCACGTCGAGAGGCGCATGGAAGATGAGAAACGGGCTCGAATCGACGCGATGCCGGGACGCGCGCGCTTCCGCCTCCTCGAAGAGGGCAGCCATGGGCTCGCCCTCGGAGCGGACGCGGGACCGCAAGGCGAGCACGCGCACGTCGGGAATGCGGCGCACGCGCACGCTCAGCCCGGCCGCGCCGGGATCGCCGGCGATGGCGGCTCGAAGCGCTTCCAGACGGCGCAACCGGGCAGTCTGCGTTTCCAGCTCCGCCGCCAGCCGCGCTCGCTGCTCGCCCAGACGGCGGACGAGCGCGGCCGTATCGGTGGCGCTGGCGAGCAGCGCGCGGACGTCCGCGAGCGGGAAGCCGAGATCGCGGAGCGCCAGAACGCGATCCAGCGCGGCGAGCTGATCGAACCTGTACGAGCGGTAGCCCGTGGCCGGATCCACCTGAGCCGGCGCGAGCAGGCCTTTTGCTTCGTAATGGCGCAGCGCTCGCACCGTCACGCCGCCCAGCCGCGCGAAGTCGCCGATCCGCAGCATGGGAGGGGTGTAGGGTCTTCCGCAGCGGGAGAGTCAAGGGCGACGCTTCGCAAGCTCCGTGCGTATGGCAGCCAGCTCTTCGCGGAGCTCGGTGATTTCCACAGCCTGCACCTGGAGGGCGGCCACCGCCATGGTGGTATAGGCGTACAGGTCCACGTGATCGCCGTCGACGCAGGCCAGGGACTCGTGGCCGTCGATCATGAATCCGAGGCGCTTGCGCTGGTCGCCCGAGCGGTATCGGAAATCGGCCAGTGGGAGATTGAGCAAGTCCCTGGCGAAGCCGCGCAGCTCCTCGGGCGCGAGATAATGGACGTCCTTCTTGAATCGCATCCGCGATACCGGGCAACCGCCGTACTGCTCCCTTGGATCGCTGGTGCTGCAGCGCAGATATACGCTGCAGCCCTCGTGCGGATCGCATTGGTCGCCGACGGAAGAGCAGGCCGACCCGACCAGTTGTGACGAACACGCCTGGAGGCCCGAATCGGGCACGCTGGCATCCGCGCCGGGGCATGCTGGAGCACCGCACGTGCGCCACCACAGCGCCACCGCGCCATCGGAGCCCCCGCCGCCGAGCGCACGTCCGCCACAAGCGAGACAGCAGGCCACGACAATGATCAGCGATCTCCGCATCATGTCTCCTCGCACAATCACTCGCCGCTGCTAGACTGCGCACGTGCCCGAGTCGCGCCGACGTCTGTTGAAAAGGAGTGTTGTCGGGGCGACTCTGCTGGCCATCGCCGGCTCCGTCCCGCTCGCGCTGCGCAGGACGAGGCTCCGGGAACTGCCGGCGCAGCGGCCTCTTCGGTTCTTCACGCCGGCGGAATACTCGATCTGGGCGGCTGTCGCGGACCGCGTGCTGGCGGAGGAGAAACCGTCGGGAGGGCCGACCCCCGCGCAGATCGACGTCGCCGCGCGCGCCGACGCGTTCCTCGCGCCGCTTCCCGAGAACGACCGCAAGGACCTGAAGCAGCTGCTCGCGCTCTTCGACAATGCGCTCTTCAGCGCGCTCCAGGGCGGACCCCCCCGGCCCTTCACGACCATGTCACCCGAGCAGCAGGACGCCCATCTGCGCCGCTGGCAGACGTCGCGGCTCGCGCTGCAACGGACCGGGTACCAGGCGATGAAGCGGCTCTGCTGCGCGCTGTTCTTCTCGGCGCCCGAGACCTACGCCAGCGTGGGATACCCGGGCCCGCCGTACGAGCTGGTGAAGTCCGTGTCCGGGGCGCGCCAGTGATCCGGACGAACAGCGACAAGGACGTGGTGTTGAAGCCCGACGTCTGCGTCGTCGGGAGCGGTCCGGGCGGCGCGATGGTCGCGTCCCGTCTCTCGCGCGCCGGCGCGAAGGTGGTGGTCCTCGAGGAAGGCGGCTACCACACCAAGGCGGACTTCGACATGCAGGAGGCGACGGCATACCCGCGCCTCTACCAGGACCGCGGCAACCGGGCGACGGCCGACCTCGCCATCCAGGTGCTGCAGGGGCGCGCCGTTGGCGGCGGTACCGTCGTGAACTGGACGACGAGCTACCGCACGCCCGATCACGTTCTCGAGCACTGGCGCCGCAGCGAGGGGCTCGCGCTCACTTCGCAGATGCTTCGCCCGCACTTCGAGGAGGTGGAGCGCCGGCTCGGGATCGAGAAGGTCGATCCGGAGGACACCAATCCGAACAACCGCGCCATCTACGACGGCTGCCACAAGCTGGGATGGCAGGTCGACACCACGAGTCGCAATGTGCGGCAATGCCTGCGCACGGGATATTGCGGCATGGGCTGTCCCGTGGACGCGAAGCAGACGGCAACGCTGACGTATCTGGCCGATGCCGTGGCGGCCGGCACCGACGTCTACGCGAACTGCCGGGTGGAAAAGATCGAGTGGCAGGGAAGGCGCGCGACTGGCGTCGTGGGCGCATTCCTCGCTCCAGGCACGCAGCAGGCGACGGGACGCACCGCCCGCGTCGAGGCGCGCGTAGTGGTGGTCTCCGGCGGGGCAATCAACTCGCCGGTCATCCTGCTTCGCTCCGGGCTCGAGCAAGGTCCGGTGGGCAGGAAGACGTGGCTGCATCCGGTGGTCGCCATGGGCGCCTTCTATGACCAGCGGATCGAGGGCTTCTACGGTGCGCCGCAGAGTGTGGCTTCGCATCACTTCGCCCATCGCAACGAAGGCGCCGGGTTCTTCATCGAGGCGGCCCCCGTGCACCCGATGCTGTCGTCCATCGCGATGCCGGGCTTCGGCGCCCTGCTTCGCTCGAACATGGCAATGCTGCCCCACGTCTGCGCGACGATCGCTTTGATGATCGACGGCTTCCACCCCGAGGAGAACGGCGGCACCGTCACCGTGCGCGACGGCGGGGGACCGAAGCTCGACTATCCGTTCACGGAACGGATGTACGAGTGCTTCCGCGCCGCGATGAAGGCCGTCGCCCGCATCCACATGGCCAACGGCGCCCGGGAGATCGTCAGCTTCCATTCCGAGCCCGTCCGCATCGTGAACGAGAAGGACCTCGCCCGCCTCGACGCTGCGCCGCTCGGACCCAACCGGCTGGCTGTCTTCACCGCGCACCAGATGGGTGGATGCCGGATGGGCGCGGACGCGTCGCGGTCGGTCGTCAACCCCCAGCTCCGCCATCACGTCGTCGAAAACCTCTTCGTGATCGACGGCAGCGTCTTTCCCACCTCGCTGGGCGTCAACCCGATGGAATCGATCTACGCCGTCGCCTCCTGGGCGTCCGACCACGTGCGCGCGGCCGCTGGATGAGCGGGGCCGAGCTCGACGAGCGCTCCGTTCCCGCCGATGCACTGGTGGAGCGGCTGGACAAGGCCGTCGCGAAGCTCTTCGGCGTCTCCAGAGGCCGCGCGATGGAGTGGATCGCCGAAGGCCGCGTGCGCATCGACGGCCGGCGCGCGCCCAAGGGCGCTCCGGTGCAGCCCGGCGCTCGCATCTGCGTCGAGCGGCCGCCCCCGGACCAGCCGGCGCCGGAACCGCTGCTCCCGATCCGCATCGTGCACGCCGATGCGCATCTGATCGTCGCCGACAAGCCCGCGGGAATGCCGTCGCATCCGCTGAAGCCGGGAGAGCGCGGCACGGCGGCGAACGCGCTGGTCGGCCGGTTCCCGGAGCTGGCGCAGGTGGGACCCGCCGCGCGCGAAGGCGGCCTCGTCCACCGGCTCGACGCCGACACTTCCGGCCTCCTCCTCGCTGCCCGTACCGAGGCGGCGCACGCGATGCTGCGCGCCCAGTTCACCGCCCGCAGCGTCGAGAAGGGCTATCTGGCGCTGGTGACAGGCGAGATCCACGCGGGCGGCGAGATCGCGCTCCCGCTGCTGCACGACCCGCGCGATCCGAGGAAGATGCAGGCCGCGAGCGATGCGCAATTCGCCGAAGAGCACGGAGCGCGCGCGGCCGTGACCCGCTTCGCGCCCGTCGAGCGCAGGGGCGGGTTCACCCTCCTGGAAGTGGAGATTCCCACCGGCGTGATGCACCAGATCCGCGCGCATCTGGCGTTCATCGGCCACCCGCTGGCGGGCGATGCGCTGTACGGCGGCCCGGACCTGCCCGGCCTCTCGCGGCACTTCCTGCACGCCTCGCGCCTGGCGTTCGCGCATCCCGACGGATCGCGGGTGCGGTACGAGACCGAGTTGCCGCCCGATCTGGTCTCGCCGCTGCGAGACCTAGAAAGATAGGCGCGCGCCGAAGCGGATCGCGAGCGGCGGCGTGCCGCCGGCCTGCCGGTCGAGAAGGTTCAGCGCGTCGAGCGTCACCGTGAGCAGATAAGGGCTGGTCAGCGCGCGGACGATACCCACGCGGACGTCGACCGTCGTCTGCCAGGGAGACCCTTCGATGGCGCGGAAGCTCGAGCCGAACGTCGCCGTGGTCTTCGGATCCCACTCGTACGCGTAGGCCGCGTCCAACTTGAGCACGTTCGGCGTATCCGCGGCGATGTTCCTCCCGGGACCGCGCAGCGAGGACAGCGTGTAGCTCGCCTGCAGCAGCGAGTTTGCCGAGAACGGCTTGGCCAGAGAGAGCGTGGCTGCGTCGTACGAATCGCGCCCATCGAGCGCATCGCGAAAATCCTTGTGGATGTAATCGAGGCTTGCCACCACGTCGCGCCAGATCTGCGACTGGACGCCGGCGGCGAGCTGGTGCTCGCGCGTTCGCCGCTGCGAGATCAACGCTGGCGACTCGAAGAAGCGGCCGACGAAGGCGTAGGCGCGCGAGACGCCCCGTCCGCTGAAGTCCCAGGCGATCCCGGCGCGGGGCAGGACGTCGGTGCTTTCCGCGAGCCCGTCCCGCTCGAGGCGCACGCCGGCCTCGACGAAGATGTCGTGCACGGGGCTCCAGGTGTCCTGGGCGAAGGCCCCGCCGTACCAGCGGCTCGCGGTGGCGGTCGAATCGCGCACGCCTTCCGCGCCCCAGGCGATGCGGTGTCGTCCGAGCAGCTCGCCGAGATGGGCCACCTGCACCCGCGCCTGGACCGAATCCGCGTCGGAGCCCTGGCGGTGCCAGCCCGCCACCGCTTCGACTTCCGCGGTGCGGTCGAGAACGTCGCCGAGATACCGAACGGAGAAGTCGTCGGAGACCGCGGCCATCGCCAACAGTTGGTCCGGTGCGGGCCGCCAGGTGAGCTTGCCGATGTACTGGTAGTCGGTCTGCACCTCGGAACGGCTCGCCATCAGCACCGGAGCGAATCCGCCGTAGAACCAGAGCACGTCGCGCTCGATAGGGCCGCCCAGCTCGGCTCCGCCGGCGAGATCGTAGCGAAGGCTCTTCCGCGGCAGCTCGATCGGCATCCAGTCGAGAAAGGCGGACCCATGCAGATCGTTGCCGCCGGATCGCGTGACCGCCTGGATGACGCCGCCCGCCACGCGTCCGTAGGCGGCTCCAAGGCCCGAGCTTTCGACAGTGACCTCGTCGATGAAATGCTGCAGCAGGCGTCGCCCCTGGGCATTCGTGGCCGGGTCGGTCACGTCCACGCCGTCGATCCGGTATCGCGTTCCGGTCGCCGGCGACCCGAAGATCTGCAGCCCGGCCAGCTGCGGGACGATGCCGGGAGCGCTCGCGGCCGCGCTCTCGAAGCTGCGCTCGTCCCGGCCATAGGGAACCAGGTCCATGCGATCGCGCGAAACGACCGCTCCCGCCTGTGCGCTGCTGGCTTGAACGACGGGCACCTGCATTCCCAGTCGCACCGGCGCGGTGACGGCGGTTTCCGGGTCGATGGAGAGGTCGATGCGAACCGACCGCCCCGCATGCACGGCGAGCCGCTCCTGGGTGAACGACTGGTGCGCTTCGGCACGGACGTTCAGCGTGTATTGCCCGGGCGGAAGGAGTCCGATCTCGAACTCACCCTCGTTGTCGGTCTGTGCGATTTCCTCACCTGGCAGCGATGGGGAAGTCGCGACGATCACCGCGCCCATCACCCGGCGCGAAGTCTGCGAATCGACGATGCGACCGGAGATCGAACCGGTGGTCTGCGCCGCCGCCGCGGACGCCGCCACCAGTAGCGAGATGGCGATGCGGGCGCGAAGCATGCGGGACGCCGGCAGATCACCCGATGTGGTGCGGCCAGTCAAGCGGCCGGTATGCGCCTGCGAGCGCCCGCTGGACGACAGGTACAGGCGCGCGCCGCCCGCTCGCGTTGACAGCGAGGGTCCGCCTGTGTAGGTTCTGCCGCCTTTTCCGCCCGCCTCGGCATTTTCGGGAAGACAAAGATTTCGGGAAGCGATTCCGGAGGACGTCACCCGCCATGGATTTCAGTCTCGTTGGGATGTGGAAGTCGATGGGTCTCCCCGCCCGTCTGGTGGTCATCACCCTCGCGATCATGTCGGTCTATTCGTTGAGCGTGATGGCTGAGCGCCTCTTCAGCTTCTCGCGCGCGAAGGATCAGAGCCGCAAATATGCGGAGAAGCTGCGCGACCTGCTGCCGGGTCATCAGATGATCGAGGCCGCGCAGATGGCCACCACGATGAGGTACGGCCATATTCCGCGCGTGCTCGGGGCGGGAATCTCCGAGTACAACCGCGGGCGCGACGCGCTGCGGAGCGCAGGCCCACACGACGTCGGCAACTTCGACCTCGTCGAGGCGATCAACCGGTCCATCGATCGCGCCACCCTGCGCGTGACCGCCGATCTGCGCCGCGGTCTCTCCGGACTCGCGACGGTCGCCTCGTCCGCGCCGTTCGTCGGGCTGCTCGGAACGGTCCTCGGCATCATCACCGCCTTCCAGCTGATGGCGACCTCCGGCTCGGGCGGTCTCGCGTCGGTATCGGCGGGTATTTCCGAGGCGCTGATCACCACCGCGTTCGGCCTCCTCGTCGCGATTCCCGCCCTCATGATGTACAACTACCTCACCAACCGCGTCGAGGAGATGAGCGTCGACATCGCCGACGCCAGCAACGAGCTGGTGGACTTCTTCCTCAAGGAAGGGCGTTTCGACGAGCCTCTGACGAGCCCGGGCACCAAGCCGGGAGCGGCGACGGGCGCGGCGGCCAAGGCGTAAGCCATGGGATTCGACGCCACCAAGAGCGGCGTCCGCTCGGACATCAACATCACGCCGCTGGTCGACGTGGTGCTGGTGCTCCTGATCATCTTCATGGTGATCACGCCCATGCTCCAGCGCGGGAAGAGCGTGGAGCTGCCCAAGGCAAAGCACGCGGTGACGGGACAGGGCGCGGAGCCGGCGTTCATCAGCGTCACCAAGACGGGTGAGGTCTTCGTCGAGCAGGACAAGACGCCCGCTACGCAGGAGCAGGTCGTCGCCGCCATGCGCGAGGCAGCCGAGGCGGGCAAGCGGGTGATGATCAAGGCCGACACCGACGCCGATTACGGCAAGGTGCGGCCGGTGCTGGACTGGGCGTCCAAGGCGAAGCTCAAGGGCGTCTCGCTTGCAGCCGAAGAGCTGAAGGGAGCGAAGTAGCCATGGGGATGGCAGTCGGCGCCAGCAAGGGCCCGCGCTCGGACATCAACATCACGCCGCTGGTCGACGTGGTGCTGGTGCTGCTGATCATCTTCATGGTGCTCACGCCTCTGATGGAGAAGGAGATCGGCGTGCGCGTCCCGGAGGAGACCCCGCCGGAAATGCTCAACGAGCCGCCGCCGCCCGACTTGACGCAGGTGGTCTTCAAGGTGGACGAGGCCGGGATCTGGCACCTGAACACCGAGACGCTCACCGACTCGAACGCCCAGGAACGGCTCAGGGCTTACTTCCGCGTCGCGAAGAGCAAGGAAGCCACGCAGGGGCCGCCGGTGATCTTCTTCGACGCGGACGACAAGGCGAAGTACGTCCGGGCGGTGAAGGCGCTGGACGCGATTCGCGATTCGTCGAGCGGCTGGACCATCGGAATGATGACGGAGAGCATCAAGCAGGAGGCCCAGCCTGCGGCGCCGGGCACGCCGGGTACGCCTGGCGCGGAGCAGCAGCCTGGGGCGACTCCGCCCGCTCCGACTCCGGAGCCGCCGAAGTAGGGCCCGAGGTGCTTGGCTGTAGGTTTCGCTCTGCACGGCAACAAGGTAGTCTTAGGTCGGATGTCTTCCCCCCTCCTGGACATCTCTCGTCTCGTGCTGCGCTTCGGCGGCGTCACCGCTCTTTCCGACGTCAGCTTTTCGGTCGCCGACGGCGCGCTGAGCGCGATCATCGGACCGAACGGAGCCGGCAAGACCAGCTTGCTCAACTGCATCAGCGGCGTGTACCGGCCGCAGCAGGGCCGCGTCGTCTTCGACGGCAACGACGTCACCCGAATGGGTCCGGCGACGCGGACGCGGCTGGGAATCGCGCGCACCTTCCAGAACATCGCCTTGTTCCGCGGAATGACCGTGCTCGACAACCTCCTCATCGGCCGCCACGTGCACCAGAAGACCGGCACGGTGACGGGCGGGGTGTACTGGGGACGGGGGCAGAAGGAGGAGATCCGCGAGCGCGAGCGGGTCGAGGAGATCATCGACTTCCTCGAGATCCAGCCGTACCGCAAGCAGGTGGTTCATACGCTCGCCTATGGGCTCCAGAAGCGCGTCGAGCTCGGCCGCGCCCTCGCCCTCGATCCCCGCCTGCTGCTGCTCGACGAGCCCATGGCGGGGATGAATGCCGAGGAAAAAGAGGACATGGCCCGCTACATCCTCGACATCAACGAGGAGCGCGGCACCACGGTCGTGATGATCGAGCACGACATGGGCGTGGTCATGGATCTGTCGCACCGCGTGGTCGTCCTCAACTTCGGGCAGAAGATCGCCGACGGCGTGCCGGACGAGGTGCAGCACAACTCCGAAGTACAGGCTGCTTACCTGGGCGGACAGGCCGCATGACCGCCGGCGATACGTTCCCCAAGCTTCTCTTGCAGAATGCGGAGCGGCTCGGCGAACGCGCCGCACTGCGGGAGAAGGACCTCGGCATCTGGCGGGAGACGAGCTGGCGCCGCTATGGCGAGCGCGTGCGCGATTTTTCGCTGGGCCTGCTTTTGCTGGGGCTCGAGCGCGGCGGCAAAGTGGCGATCGTCGGGGACAACCGCCCGGAATGGGTGATCGCCGAGCTCGCTGCGCAGGCGGTGGGCGGCGCCTCCGTCGGGATCTACCAGGACTCGACGCTGACGGAAGTCGCGTTCGTCATCGATCACTGCGACGCGAAATTCGTCGTCGCCGAGGACCAGGAGCAGGTCGACAAGATCCTGGGGATGATCGACCAGCTCCCCAAGGTCACGCAAGTGATCTACGCCGACCCGCGCGGGCTGCGCCGGTACAAGCACGAGAAGCTGCTTTCGTTCGAGGACGTGGAGCGCCGCGGCCGCGAGCTGCACGCGAAAGATCCGGAGCTGTTCACCCGCAACGTCGGGAAAGGCCAGGGCGGCGACCTGGCGATGATCTGCTACACCTCCGGCACGACAGGGTCTCCGAAGGGCGCAATGCTCACCTTCGCGAACCTGCTCAAC
The window above is part of the Deltaproteobacteria bacterium genome. Proteins encoded here:
- a CDS encoding ABC transporter ATP-binding protein — protein: MSSPLLDISRLVLRFGGVTALSDVSFSVADGALSAIIGPNGAGKTSLLNCISGVYRPQQGRVVFDGNDVTRMGPATRTRLGIARTFQNIALFRGMTVLDNLLIGRHVHQKTGTVTGGVYWGRGQKEEIRERERVEEIIDFLEIQPYRKQVVHTLAYGLQKRVELGRALALDPRLLLLDEPMAGMNAEEKEDMARYILDINEERGTTVVMIEHDMGVVMDLSHRVVVLNFGQKIADGVPDEVQHNSEVQAAYLGGQAA
- a CDS encoding flagellar motor protein MotA, whose product is MDFSLVGMWKSMGLPARLVVITLAIMSVYSLSVMAERLFSFSRAKDQSRKYAEKLRDLLPGHQMIEAAQMATTMRYGHIPRVLGAGISEYNRGRDALRSAGPHDVGNFDLVEAINRSIDRATLRVTADLRRGLSGLATVASSAPFVGLLGTVLGIITAFQLMATSGSGGLASVSAGISEALITTAFGLLVAIPALMMYNYLTNRVEEMSVDIADASNELVDFFLKEGRFDEPLTSPGTKPGAATGAAAKA
- a CDS encoding TonB-dependent receptor, producing MLRARIAISLLVAASAAAAQTTGSISGRIVDSQTSRRVMGAVIVATSPSLPGEEIAQTDNEGEFEIGLLPPGQYTLNVRAEAHQSFTQERLAVHAGRSVRIDLSIDPETAVTAPVRLGMQVPVVQASSAQAGAVVSRDRMDLVPYGRDERSFESAAASAPGIVPQLAGLQIFGSPATGTRYRIDGVDVTDPATNAQGRRLLQHFIDEVTVESSGLGAAYGRVAGGVIQAVTRSGGNDLHGSAFLDWMPIELPRKSLRYDLAGGAELGGPIERDVLWFYGGFAPVLMASRSEVQTDYQYIGKLTWRPAPDQLLAMAAVSDDFSVRYLGDVLDRTAEVEAVAGWHRQGSDADSVQARVQVAHLGELLGRHRIAWGAEGVRDSTATASRWYGGAFAQDTWSPVHDIFVEAGVRLERDGLAESTDVLPRAGIAWDFSGRGVSRAYAFVGRFFESPALISQRRTREHQLAAGVQSQIWRDVVASLDYIHKDFRDALDGRDSYDAATLSLAKPFSANSLLQASYTLSSLRGPGRNIAADTPNVLKLDAAYAYEWDPKTTATFGSSFRAIEGSPWQTTVDVRVGIVRALTSPYLLTVTLDALNLLDRQAGGTPPLAIRFGARLSF
- a CDS encoding MerR family transcriptional regulator: MLRIGDFARLGGVTVRALRHYEAKGLLAPAQVDPATGYRSYRFDQLAALDRVLALRDLGFPLADVRALLASATDTAALVRRLGEQRARLAAELETQTARLRRLEALRAAIAGDPGAAGLSVRVRRIPDVRVLALRSRVRSEGEPMAALFEEAEARASRHRVDSSPFLIFHAPLDVEACVPVRSACALPGVRTVAGAPLAGSVTYSGSYAQTKSLRPRMIRWLERSGLRVSGPWREVYHRFGADQRGYRLPARRVATVSAQFVTELQVPAEEAR
- a CDS encoding GMC family oxidoreductase, encoding MIRTNSDKDVVLKPDVCVVGSGPGGAMVASRLSRAGAKVVVLEEGGYHTKADFDMQEATAYPRLYQDRGNRATADLAIQVLQGRAVGGGTVVNWTTSYRTPDHVLEHWRRSEGLALTSQMLRPHFEEVERRLGIEKVDPEDTNPNNRAIYDGCHKLGWQVDTTSRNVRQCLRTGYCGMGCPVDAKQTATLTYLADAVAAGTDVYANCRVEKIEWQGRRATGVVGAFLAPGTQQATGRTARVEARVVVVSGGAINSPVILLRSGLEQGPVGRKTWLHPVVAMGAFYDQRIEGFYGAPQSVASHHFAHRNEGAGFFIEAAPVHPMLSSIAMPGFGALLRSNMAMLPHVCATIALMIDGFHPEENGGTVTVRDGGGPKLDYPFTERMYECFRAAMKAVARIHMANGAREIVSFHSEPVRIVNEKDLARLDAAPLGPNRLAVFTAHQMGGCRMGADASRSVVNPQLRHHVVENLFVIDGSVFPTSLGVNPMESIYAVASWASDHVRAAAG
- a CDS encoding biopolymer transporter ExbD, which encodes MGFDATKSGVRSDINITPLVDVVLVLLIIFMVITPMLQRGKSVELPKAKHAVTGQGAEPAFISVTKTGEVFVEQDKTPATQEQVVAAMREAAEAGKRVMIKADTDADYGKVRPVLDWASKAKLKGVSLAAEELKGAK
- a CDS encoding gluconate 2-dehydrogenase subunit 3 family protein, with product MPESRRRLLKRSVVGATLLAIAGSVPLALRRTRLRELPAQRPLRFFTPAEYSIWAAVADRVLAEEKPSGGPTPAQIDVAARADAFLAPLPENDRKDLKQLLALFDNALFSALQGGPPRPFTTMSPEQQDAHLRRWQTSRLALQRTGYQAMKRLCCALFFSAPETYASVGYPGPPYELVKSVSGARQ
- a CDS encoding RluA family pseudouridine synthase, producing the protein MSGAELDERSVPADALVERLDKAVAKLFGVSRGRAMEWIAEGRVRIDGRRAPKGAPVQPGARICVERPPPDQPAPEPLLPIRIVHADAHLIVADKPAGMPSHPLKPGERGTAANALVGRFPELAQVGPAAREGGLVHRLDADTSGLLLAARTEAAHAMLRAQFTARSVEKGYLALVTGEIHAGGEIALPLLHDPRDPRKMQAASDAQFAEEHGARAAVTRFAPVERRGGFTLLEVEIPTGVMHQIRAHLAFIGHPLAGDALYGGPDLPGLSRHFLHASRLAFAHPDGSRVRYETELPPDLVSPLRDLER
- a CDS encoding biopolymer transporter ExbD, whose product is MGMAVGASKGPRSDINITPLVDVVLVLLIIFMVLTPLMEKEIGVRVPEETPPEMLNEPPPPDLTQVVFKVDEAGIWHLNTETLTDSNAQERLRAYFRVAKSKEATQGPPVIFFDADDKAKYVRAVKALDAIRDSSSGWTIGMMTESIKQEAQPAAPGTPGTPGAEQQPGATPPAPTPEPPK